GGGGACGCCATCACCTCGCCCGGCGGCAAGGGCGCCAATCAGGCCGTGGCCGCCGCCCTGGCGGGCGCGCCGGTCGCCCTGACCGGCGCGGTCGGCCCGGACGCCTTCCGGGACGTCGCCCTGCGCGGCCTGCAGGAGGCCGGCGTGAATCTCGACCATCTGCGCACCCTGCCCGGCACACCCACCGGCTTGGCGCTGATCACGGTGGCCGCGCAGGGCGAGAACGCCATCACGGTCGCCAGCGGCGCGAACGCCCACGTCACGCCCGACCACCTGCCCACCGACCTGACCGGCGTCACGCAGCTGCTGCTGCAACAGGAACTGCCGCCGCACGTGACCCTGCACGCCGCGCGGACCGCGCAGGCCGCCGGGATTCCCGTCCTGCTGAACGCCGCGCCCACCCGCGACCTGCCCGGCGAACTGCTGCGCTGCGTCACGCACCTGATCGTGAACGAACACGAACTGGCGGCCCTACGGCCCGAGGGCACCAACCTGGAACGGCAGGCCCACAGCCTGCTCGACCGGGGCCTGCAGGCCGTGACCGTCACGCTGGGCGCGCAGGGCAGCCTGACCGTCACGCGCAGCGGCACGCACCGCCTCACGGCGCACCCCGTGCAGCCCGTGGATACCACCGGCGCGGGGGACACCTTCTGCGGCGTGCTCGCCGCGCGCCTGTCCCTGGGCGACCCGCTGCCCACCGCGCTGCGGGCCGCCGGTGTCGCCGCCGGACTGGCCTGCACCCGCCCCGGCGCGCAGGACGCCATGCCCAGCTGGCCGGACATCCAGTCGGCCATGACATCCGCCTGAACCCGACCCGATTGACCCTGGCCGTGCGCGCCGGACGTGGGCTACGCTCGGCACATGAGGTACCGCACCTTCACCGAACATGACTACGACGCGCTTCAGGCGCTTGACCTCGACGTGCAGCGCGCCCAGGAGCCGACCTTCGACACCCTGGCCAAGCGGGAACGCGACGGGCGGCTGCACACCAGCCTCCCTGCGCTGAAGTTCTACGAGCGCAGCGAACACTCCTTCGTGGCCGAGGAGAACGGCACCCTGCACGGCTTCATCCTCGCGCAGTCGGTATGGCAGGGCGACCGGCCCATCGTGCTGGTCCGGACCCTGAGCGTGCACCCCGGCGCGCCGGCCGGCGTGACCGAAGCCCTGCTGCACGCCACCGTGAAAAGCGCCTACGACACGGCCGTGTACGAGGTGCACTACCCGGTCACGCCGGCCCTGCGCGCCGCCGCTGCCGCCGAGAGTGCCGTCCTGACCGGCGCCTACGCGGTTACGCACCTGGGCACCCGCGCGCAGACCGCGCCGGGCGAGCGGCTGGACGGGCAGCCCGCAGGCGATCAGGTGCGCACCCCGCCCACCCAGGGCGCATAATGGCAGGCATGACCAACACCGCCACCCGCGTGCTGCTGGGCGTGCGCGGCATGAGCCGCGACGCCGGAATCACCGTTGCCGAGGCCCTGAGCGCCATCCCCGGCATCGTGAAGGCCACCCCCGACGAGGGCCAGCTGGAAGTGCACTACGATCCCTCGCAGCTGACCGTCATGGACATCGTGCGCGCCATCCGCCGACAGGGCTTCCTGGCCGGCATGATCTGACGGTGGCCCTGGGGTACGTGGGCATCCTGACCATCCGCGTCGAGATGCCCTGGGTCGCCAGCCTGAAGGAGAAACGCGCCCTGATCCGCCCGGTCGTCGAGCGACTCAAGGTGCGCTTTCCCCTGACGGTCGC
The Deinococcus sedimenti DNA segment above includes these coding regions:
- a CDS encoding ribokinase, with the protein product MTVLVVGSVNADLTVRTPRIPAPGETVLGGDAITSPGGKGANQAVAAALAGAPVALTGAVGPDAFRDVALRGLQEAGVNLDHLRTLPGTPTGLALITVAAQGENAITVASGANAHVTPDHLPTDLTGVTQLLLQQELPPHVTLHAARTAQAAGIPVLLNAAPTRDLPGELLRCVTHLIVNEHELAALRPEGTNLERQAHSLLDRGLQAVTVTLGAQGSLTVTRSGTHRLTAHPVQPVDTTGAGDTFCGVLAARLSLGDPLPTALRAAGVAAGLACTRPGAQDAMPSWPDIQSAMTSA
- a CDS encoding heavy-metal-associated domain-containing protein; translated protein: MAGMTNTATRVLLGVRGMSRDAGITVAEALSAIPGIVKATPDEGQLEVHYDPSQLTVMDIVRAIRRQGFLAGMI
- a CDS encoding DUF1999 domain-containing protein, producing MRYRTFTEHDYDALQALDLDVQRAQEPTFDTLAKRERDGRLHTSLPALKFYERSEHSFVAEENGTLHGFILAQSVWQGDRPIVLVRTLSVHPGAPAGVTEALLHATVKSAYDTAVYEVHYPVTPALRAAAAAESAVLTGAYAVTHLGTRAQTAPGERLDGQPAGDQVRTPPTQGA